In Astatotilapia calliptera chromosome 23, fAstCal1.2, whole genome shotgun sequence, a genomic segment contains:
- the LOC113015601 gene encoding cytochrome P450 2J6-like, with the protein MVIVSGYKMVKEALVTQADNFVDRPYSPMGDRFYSANSDGLFMSNGGKWKAQRRFALSTLRDFGLGKNRMEQCICEEIQYLQEEIEQEKGKLFRPAGLFNNAVSNIACQLVMGKRFDYSDHNFQLMLKNLSEILHLEGSIWAQLYESFPGVMKRLPGPHNRLFSNFDKVREFITQEVKSHKKDLDHNNPRDYIDTFLIKMENLKETDLGFTETNLVLCSADLFLAGTETTATTLLWALVFLIRHPDIQEKVQAEIDNVIGQTRQPSMADRPNLPYTDAVIHEIQRMGNIVPLNGLRIAAKDITLDGYHIPMGTSVLPVLTSVLFDKTEWETPDTFNPGHFLDADGKFVKREAFLPFSAGKRVCLGESLAKMELFLFFVGLLQKFTFSVPDGVELSTEGVYGATRVPEPFKVHTKTR; encoded by the exons ATGGTAATCGTCTCTGGATACAAGATGGTAAAAGAAGCTCTGGTAACACAAGCTGACAACTTTGTGGATCGACCATACAGCCCCATGGGCGACAGGTTTTATTCGGCAAACTCAG ATGGTCTGTTCATGAGCAACGGTGGAAAATGGAAGGCACAGAGACGCTTCGCTTTGTCTACATTACGAGACTTCGGCCTGGGGAAGAACCGCATGGAGCAGTGTATCTGTGAGGAGATCCAATACCTGCAGGAGGAGATAGAGCAGGAGAAAG GTAAACTTTTTAGGCCAGCAGGCCTCTTCAACAATGCCGTGTCTAATATAGCGTGCCAGCTGGTGATGGGGAAAAGATTTGACTACAGTGACCACAACTTCCAGCTCATGCTGAAGAATCTGTCTGAGATTCTTCACCTGGAGGGCTCCATATGGGCTCAG CTCTATGAATCATTCCCCGGAGTGATGAAGCGTTTGCCAGGTCCACATAACAGATTGTTCAGCAATTTTGACAAAGTCAGAGAGTTCATCACTCAGGAGGTGAAAAGCCACAAGAAGGACCTGGATCACAACAATCCAAGAGACTACATCGACACTTTCCTCATCAAAATGGAGAAT CTCAAAGAAACTGACCTGGGCTTCACTGAGACCAACCTGGTTTTGTGCTCTGCTGATCTTTTCCTGGCTGGAACAGAAACAACAGCCACCACTTTGCTGTGGGCTCTGGTTTTCTTGATCAGACATCCTGATATCCAGG AGAAAGTCCAGGCAGAGATAGATAACGTGATTGGACAAACCCGCCAGCCTTCCATGGCTGACAGACCAAATCTGCCCTACACCGATGCCGTCATCCACGAGATTCAGAGGATGGGAAATATTGTTCCTCTCAATGGACTCAGAATTGCCGCCAAGGATATAACTCTGGATGGTTACCACATACCTATG GGTACCAGTGTGTTGCCTGTACTCACCTCTGTGCTGTTTGACAAGACTGAATGGGAGACTCCAGACACCTTCAACCCAGGACACTTCCTGGATGCTGATGGGAAGTTTGTGAAGAGAGAAGCATTCCTACCTTTCTCTGCAG GGAAGCGTGTGTGTCTTGGCGAAAGCCTCGCCAAGATGGagctgttcttgttttttgtcgGCTTGCTGCAGAAGTTCACTTTTTCTGTTCCTGATGGAGTGGAACTGAGCACAGAGGGAGTTTACGGAGCTACACGTGTGCCTGAACCCTTCAAG GTTCACACCAAGACTCGCTGA
- the LOC113015600 gene encoding cytochrome P450 2J6-like, with protein MWFSNFVLSTEGVLLSFFFILLIAYYFKNRNPRNFPPGPFALPLLGNLQFIGKKHLHLYFAELAEVYGNVFSFCFGRDKMVMISGYKMVKEALVTQADNFVDRPYSALADRFYSGPTEGLFMSNGGKWKAQRRFALSTLRDFGLGKNRMEQCICEEIRYLQEEIEQEKGKLFSAAGLFNNAVSNIVCQLVMGKRYDYSDHNFQLMLKYLSETLQLEGSVWGQLYDSFPGVMKRLPGPHNKMFSYFDIVKDFIAQEIKSHKEDLDHNNPRDYIDAFLIKMENLNESDLGFTETNLVMCSADLFLAGTETTATTLLWALVFLIRNPDIQEKVQAEIDNVIGQTRQPSMADRPNLPYTDAVIHEIQRMGNIVPLNGLRIAAKDITLDGYHIPMGTSVLPVLTSVLFDKTEWETPDTFNPGHFLDADGKFVKREAFLPFSAGKRMCLGESLAKMELFLFFVGLLQKFTFSVPDGVELSTEGVSGITRVPEPFKVHTKTR; from the exons ATGTGGTTTTCCAATTTTGTGCTGAGCACTGAGGgggttttactttcatttttctttatcctTTTGATCGCATACTACTTCAAAAACAGGAATCCAAGAAATTTTCCGCCTGGACCTTTTGCTTTACCTCTCCTCGGGAATCTTCAGTTTATTGGCAAGAAACATTTGCATCTTTACTTCGCTGAG CTGGCTGAAGTCTATGGGAACGTGTTCAGTTTCTGCTTCGGCAGGGATAAAATGGTAATGATCTCTGGATATAAGATGGTAAAAGAGGCTCTGGTGACGCAAGCTGACAACTTTGTGGATCGACCATACAGTGCCCTGGCTGACAGGTTTTACTCGGGACCCACAG AGGGTCTGTTCATGAGCAACGGTGGGAAATGGAAGGCACAGAGACGCTTTGCTTTGTCTACATTACGAGACTTCGGCCTGGGGAAGAACCGCATGGAACAGTGTATCTGTGAGGAGATCCGATACCTGCAGGAGGAGATAGAGCAGGAGAAAG gtaAACTTTTCAGTGCAGCAGGTCTCTTCAACAATGCTGTGTCTAATATAGTTTGCCAGCTGGTGATGGGGAAAAGATATGATTACAGTGACCACAACTTCCAGCTCATGCTGAAGTATCTGTCGGAGACTCTTCAGCTGGAGGGCTCTGTATGGGGTCAG CTCTACGACTCTTTCCCTGGAGTGATGAAGCGTTTGCCAGGTCCTCATAACAAAATGTTCAGCTATTTCGACATAGTCAAAGATTTCATCGCTCAGGAGATAAAGAGCCACAAGGAGGACCTGGATCACAACAATCCAAGAGACTACATTGATGCTTTCCTTATCAAGATGGAGAAT CTCAATGAATCTGACCTGGGCTTCACTGAGACCAACCTGGTTATGTGCTCTGCTGATCTTTTCCTGGCTGGAACAGAAACAACAGCCACCACTTTGCTGTGGGCTCTGGTTTTCTTGATCAGAAATCCTGATATTCAGG AGAAAGTCCAGGCAGAGATAGATAACGTGATTGGACAAACCCGCCAGCCTTCCATGGCTGACAGACCAAATCTGCCCTACACCGATGCCGTCATCCACGAGATTCAGAGGATGGGAAATATTGTTCCTCTCAATGGACTCAGAATTGCCGCCAAGGATATAACTCTGGATGGTTACCACATACCTATG GGTACCAGTGTGTTGCCTGTACTCACCTCTGTGCTGTTTGACAAGACTGAATGGGAGACTCCAGACACCTTCAACCCAGGACACTTCCTGGATGCTGATGGGAAGTTTGTGAAGAGAGAAGCATTCCTACCTTTCTCTGCAG GGAAGCGTATGTGTCTTGGCGAAAGCCTCGCCAAGATGGAGCTGTTCCTGTTTTTTGTCGGCTTGCTGCAGAAGTTCACTTTCTCTGTTCCTGATGGAGTGGAGCTGAGTACAGAGGGAGTTTCTGGAATTACACGTGTGCCTGAACCCTTCAAGGTTCACACCAAGACTCGCTGA